A single genomic interval of Nonomuraea rubra harbors:
- a CDS encoding alpha/beta fold hydrolase, with protein sequence MSTPRFLDLPPGVTPQKIETPQGTFAALEAIPVSGVVERWPALLVPGLTGSKEDFIAVLMTLAQSGRRVVAIDLRGQYETPGPADPAAYTCAALGADVDLLSQVIGAGDPVHLVGHSFGGLVGREAVIDGRTRFASFTLMGSGPGAIEGRRARNGRKIMEEVPSLGLEAVWHSRFEPDALAQDVSDEILEFLHRRLLANSPTGLSCMAEQVLSMHDRTDELREVEVPTLVLYGEHDDGWPPELQSEMAARLGAECVVVPGAVHSPAVEAPETTAAALVRFWNAAEKHFLDIRSNAV encoded by the coding sequence GTGAGTACGCCGCGATTCCTCGACCTGCCTCCTGGCGTCACCCCGCAGAAGATCGAGACGCCACAGGGCACGTTCGCGGCCCTGGAGGCCATTCCGGTCAGTGGTGTGGTTGAGCGCTGGCCCGCGCTCCTGGTCCCCGGCCTGACGGGCAGCAAGGAGGACTTCATCGCGGTCCTGATGACCCTGGCCCAGTCGGGCCGCCGGGTGGTGGCGATCGACCTGCGCGGCCAGTACGAGACCCCGGGCCCCGCCGACCCCGCCGCCTACACGTGCGCGGCTCTCGGCGCGGACGTCGACCTGCTCTCCCAGGTGATCGGCGCCGGCGACCCCGTTCACCTGGTGGGCCACTCGTTCGGCGGGCTGGTGGGCAGGGAGGCGGTGATCGACGGGCGCACGCGGTTCGCCTCGTTCACGCTGATGGGCTCGGGCCCGGGGGCGATCGAGGGCAGGCGGGCCCGCAACGGCAGGAAGATCATGGAAGAGGTGCCGTCGCTGGGCCTGGAGGCCGTCTGGCACTCCAGGTTCGAGCCCGACGCGCTGGCGCAGGACGTGTCCGACGAGATCCTGGAGTTCCTGCACAGGCGGCTACTCGCCAACTCCCCCACGGGCCTGTCGTGCATGGCCGAGCAGGTGCTGTCCATGCACGACCGCACGGACGAGCTGCGCGAGGTCGAGGTGCCCACGCTCGTCCTGTACGGCGAGCACGACGACGGCTGGCCGCCCGAGCTGCAGTCGGAGATGGCCGCCAGGCTGGGGGCCGAGTGCGTGGTGGTGCCCGGCGCGGTGCACTCCCCCGCCGTCGAGGCCCCGGAGACGACCGCGGCGGCCCTGGTGAGGTTCTGGAACGCGGCGGAGAAACACTTCTTGGACATCAGGTCCAATGCGGTGTAA
- a CDS encoding GNAT family N-acetyltransferase, which translates to MWFRLSGPEFRATPAGGRRERLQRLVDGAERAPGVLAYLSGTPVGWCAVAPLEEHARLLRSRVTRPASPGSPGVWSVTCFYVRREGRGRGVAAALLEGAVSYAASQGARVVEGYPKDSEKRLAADELYYGWRGLFEGAGFEEVERRSPTRPIMRRTVG; encoded by the coding sequence ATGTGGTTCCGGCTCTCCGGGCCGGAATTCCGCGCCACCCCCGCCGGTGGGCGCAGGGAACGCCTCCAGAGGCTCGTAGACGGCGCTGAGCGGGCGCCTGGGGTGCTGGCCTACCTTTCAGGCACTCCGGTGGGGTGGTGCGCTGTGGCGCCGCTTGAGGAGCACGCACGGCTCCTCCGGTCCCGCGTCACCCGGCCCGCCTCGCCCGGGTCGCCGGGGGTGTGGTCGGTGACGTGCTTCTACGTGCGGCGCGAAGGGCGGGGGCGGGGGGTGGCGGCCGCTCTGCTGGAGGGGGCGGTCTCGTACGCGGCTTCGCAGGGGGCGCGGGTGGTCGAGGGGTATCCGAAGGATTCGGAGAAGCGGCTGGCTGCCGATGAGTTGTATTACGGGTGGCGGGGGTTGTTCGAGGGGGCGGGGTTTGAGGAGGTGGAACGGCGGTCGCCGACTCGGCCGATCATGCGGCGTACGGTGGGGTGA
- a CDS encoding oxygenase MpaB family protein, with the protein MEDLVVQPPQSATWQVHLDRSMWVGGVRGLMLQALHPLAMLGVWQNSNFQEDPFGRLRRTADFVGRVTFGSPREADEIGRRVRGIHRALRVHDPETGRTHRVDDPELLLWVHCAEVSSYLEVARRGGLGLSERQADRYLYEQRRSATYVGLHLDDVPGSCAEMDAYFKQMRPSLRVTPEAASTVRFLLWPRLPRELRRLSPGKPAYFPFGALCYYTLPGWARRMYGTLPEVPQAAVTAALKAFRLGLNSLPEPVHDLAFMPATRQMLRASRERLGAAGYDVGKGLKGLTDPRRWPRRAA; encoded by the coding sequence ATGGAAGACCTCGTCGTCCAGCCGCCGCAGAGCGCGACCTGGCAGGTGCACCTCGACCGTTCGATGTGGGTGGGCGGGGTGCGCGGCCTCATGCTGCAGGCGCTGCACCCGCTGGCCATGCTGGGTGTCTGGCAGAACTCCAACTTCCAGGAGGACCCGTTCGGCCGGCTGCGCCGCACCGCCGACTTCGTGGGGCGGGTGACGTTCGGCAGCCCGCGGGAGGCCGACGAGATCGGCAGGCGGGTGCGGGGCATCCACAGGGCGCTGCGCGTCCACGATCCCGAGACGGGCAGGACGCACCGGGTGGACGACCCCGAGCTGCTGCTGTGGGTGCACTGCGCGGAGGTGTCGTCGTACCTGGAGGTGGCCAGGCGCGGCGGGCTGGGGCTCAGCGAGCGCCAGGCCGACCGCTACCTGTACGAGCAGCGCAGGAGCGCCACCTACGTCGGCCTGCACCTCGACGACGTGCCCGGCTCGTGCGCCGAGATGGACGCCTACTTCAAGCAGATGCGCCCCAGCCTGCGCGTGACGCCGGAGGCGGCCTCGACCGTGCGGTTCCTGCTGTGGCCGCGGCTGCCGCGCGAGCTGCGCAGGTTGTCACCGGGCAAGCCGGCGTACTTCCCGTTCGGCGCGCTGTGCTATTACACGCTGCCCGGCTGGGCCAGGCGGATGTACGGCACGCTGCCCGAGGTGCCCCAGGCCGCGGTCACGGCTGCGCTGAAGGCGTTCAGGCTGGGCCTGAACTCGCTGCCCGAGCCCGTGCACGACCTGGCCTTCATGCCCGCCACCAGGCAGATGTTGCGAGCGTCCAGGGAGCGGCTGGGCGCGGCGGGTTACGACGTGGGCAAGGGGCTCAAGGGCCTGACCGATCCCCGCCGGTGGCCGCGCCGGGCCGCTTGA